The proteins below are encoded in one region of Phaseolus vulgaris cultivar G19833 chromosome 1, P. vulgaris v2.0, whole genome shotgun sequence:
- the LOC137816190 gene encoding transcriptional regulator SUPERMAN-like, with protein sequence MEGNYLTRNTHKGDRFGFEELSWGSSWPARNYACSFCKREFKSAQALGGHMNVHRRDRARLRSSLPSSSWVSECPKPNPSIVPNHTHLSPSPPSSCLSNNNLLNCAHCSPLYSPSLTLSFSLNPPVSLNGDKKPRLASSQFLPLSVSQENEEIKICKNKEIGLEVEEEQGCAIGEECKGCKSSEHNIKLELGIGFIKQPEKLDLELRLGH encoded by the coding sequence ATGGAAGGAAACTATCTGACCAGAAACACGCATAAAGGGGAtaggtttggctttgaggagcTTTCATGGGGAAGTTCATGGCCTGCTAGAAACTATGCTTGTAGCTTTTGTAAGAGAGAGTTCAAGTCTGCTCAAGCCTTGGGTGGCCACATGAATGTTCACAGAAGGGATAGGGCAAGATTGAGATCTTCCTTACCCTCATCATCATGGGTTTCTGAGTGTCCTAAACCTAACCCTAGCATTGTGCCTAATCACACTCATCTTTCACCCTCCCCTCCATCGTCGTGTCTATCTAACAATAACCTTTTGAATTGTGCTCATTGTTCTCCACTTTATAGCCCTTCTTTGACTTTGTCGTTTTCACTGAACCCGCCGGTTTCTCTCAATGGAGACAAGAAACCAAGACTCGCATCTTCTCAGTTTCTTCCTCTTTCGGTTTCTCAGGAAAATGAGGAAATTAAGATTTGTAAGAACAAAGAGATTGGTTTAGAAGTTGAAGAAGAACAGGGTTGTGCAATAGGGGAGGAATGCAAGGGTTGCAAGAGTAGTGAGCATAACATCAAGCTGGAGTTGGGAATAGGGTTTATCAAACAACCAGAGAAGTTAGATTTGGAGCTACGACTGGGGCACTAA